In Dermacentor variabilis isolate Ectoservices chromosome 7, ASM5094787v1, whole genome shotgun sequence, a genomic segment contains:
- the LOC142587071 gene encoding uncharacterized protein LOC142587071, with translation MGKFIVLLLMCAAVICMRKQPDFFEGCVRHPTDRVLPGVCTLVSDLARNKSFESYTEPVLKLSANQPRTGYLNALLEMTRVAVQHSDDVSKGAIIRVEFMTARSDCIRPGAYSAAICPPAVSKANGLCQARYFMYDKAILLQRAWCKPLE, from the exons ATGGGGAAGTTCATCGTGCTTCTTCTGATGTGCGCAGCAGTCATCTGCATGCGGAAGCAGCCAGACTTCTTCGAAGGCTGCGTGCGGCATCCAACCGACCGGGTGTTGCCAGGCGTATGCACCCTGGTATCCGATCTTGCCAGGAACAAGTCGTTCGAGTCGTACACCGAGCCGGTTCTGAAATTATCCGCCAACCAGCCACGCACGGGCTATCTGAACGCTCTTCTTGAAATGACTCGCGTCGCAGTCCAG CATTCCGACGATGTGTCGAAAGGGGCCATCATTCGAGTGGAGTTCATGACCGCCCGAAGTGACTGCATTCGCCCGGGCGCCTACTCCGCAGCCATTTGCCCGCCCGCTGTGTCCAAG GCAAATGGTTTGTGCCAGGCAAGGTACTTCATGTACGACAAAGCCATTTTGCTCCAGCGAGCTTGGTGCAAGCCGCTTGAATAG